A portion of the Salinigranum marinum genome contains these proteins:
- a CDS encoding winged helix-turn-helix domain-containing protein, which yields MSSGTAQSILGVLDGDPKTTSEIAKRVDTSIQNVHHHLRRLEENGLVEPIDTWYSVKGREMTVYALTAEKLVVQFGAAEQSQ from the coding sequence TTGTCATCGGGGACCGCACAGTCGATTCTGGGGGTGCTGGACGGCGACCCGAAGACGACCTCCGAGATCGCAAAGAGAGTCGATACGTCGATACAGAACGTCCATCATCACTTGCGACGCCTCGAAGAGAACGGCCTCGTCGAACCGATCGACACGTGGTACTCGGTGAAGGGGAGAGAAATGACAGTCTATGCACTCACAGCCGAGAAACTCGTCGTGCAGTTCGGAGCGGCCGAGCAGTCGCAGTGA
- a CDS encoding bacterio-opsin activator domain-containing protein gives MQRAPIGVLEVSTEGVVRDSNEIGQTLVDVTDPTGAPIADVFPRSVDDTLLTAFDGESVTETDFEEYYPDLGRWLAISVVALSEGGTVYVRDVTERRREKQSLQRLRQERKRTELIDDVRSDILAALVDASSREEIPDTICRGLGETDLYEFAWVGERGVGRDGLVSRSVAGKTGEIFEAVRDAVDDETVTTPEERAVESGRLQAAQPLTASSAVPESVRTAGFADGVQSALAIPIVYGSNVHGVVGVYASGTETFSERERASFETLGEIAGFAVSAVRNRNLLLSDTITEITFELGESSVLTRLSQSLDSTLKLEGLVPQADDALLCFVSVEGDGIDRLDQETAGMREIRRTRVISESDSGGRVELTTCGSTPLLAISSLGGTVRRASFDGGTGRLVVDLPPDGDVRRIVDTVSRKHDAEFVSKVERKRSVTTAREFRDELDDRLTQRQRTVLQTAYFADYFESPRGSTAEEVATSLDITGSTLLHHLRAGQRKLLDAYLDGQRKASERE, from the coding sequence TTGCAACGGGCGCCAATCGGCGTTCTCGAAGTCTCAACCGAAGGGGTCGTACGAGACAGCAACGAAATCGGGCAGACACTGGTCGACGTCACAGACCCGACTGGCGCCCCCATCGCCGACGTGTTCCCCCGGTCCGTCGACGACACTCTCCTGACCGCCTTCGACGGCGAGTCCGTCACCGAGACGGACTTCGAGGAGTACTATCCTGATCTCGGCAGGTGGCTTGCCATCTCCGTCGTTGCGCTTTCTGAGGGCGGGACCGTCTACGTTCGAGACGTGACCGAGCGGCGACGCGAGAAACAGTCCCTCCAACGACTACGACAAGAGCGCAAACGGACGGAGCTCATCGACGACGTGCGTTCGGACATCCTCGCGGCGCTCGTTGATGCCTCCTCCCGCGAGGAAATCCCCGACACGATCTGTCGGGGGCTCGGTGAGACCGACCTGTACGAATTCGCGTGGGTGGGAGAACGCGGTGTGGGACGCGACGGCCTCGTTTCCCGTTCCGTCGCCGGTAAGACTGGCGAAATATTCGAAGCTGTTCGCGACGCAGTCGACGACGAGACGGTAACGACCCCGGAGGAGCGTGCAGTCGAGAGCGGTCGACTGCAGGCTGCACAGCCACTCACTGCCAGTTCCGCAGTCCCTGAATCGGTCCGGACGGCCGGCTTTGCCGATGGCGTCCAGTCGGCACTGGCTATTCCGATCGTATACGGGTCGAACGTCCACGGTGTCGTCGGCGTCTACGCCAGTGGCACCGAAACGTTCTCCGAGCGGGAACGGGCCAGCTTCGAGACGCTGGGTGAAATAGCCGGGTTCGCAGTCAGTGCGGTTCGGAATCGGAACCTGCTGCTTTCCGACACCATCACGGAGATCACCTTCGAACTCGGCGAAAGCTCGGTGCTGACGCGACTGAGTCAGTCGCTCGATTCGACGCTGAAACTGGAAGGGCTGGTTCCACAGGCTGACGATGCATTGCTCTGTTTCGTCTCTGTCGAAGGCGACGGAATCGACCGTCTCGATCAAGAGACCGCGGGGATGAGGGAAATCAGACGGACACGAGTTATTAGCGAATCGGACTCCGGTGGTAGGGTCGAACTTACCACCTGTGGCTCGACGCCGCTACTCGCCATCTCCTCGCTCGGTGGGACCGTCCGGCGTGCCAGCTTCGATGGGGGAACGGGACGCCTCGTCGTGGACCTTCCTCCAGACGGTGATGTCCGCCGGATCGTGGATACCGTCAGCCGGAAGCACGACGCGGAGTTCGTCTCGAAGGTGGAGCGAAAACGATCCGTGACGACTGCCCGCGAATTCCGCGACGAATTGGACGACCGGCTGACACAGCGACAGCGGACGGTCCTCCAAACCGCATATTTCGCTGACTACTTCGAGTCACCGCGGGGAAGCACGGCCGAAGAAGTCGCCACCTCGCTGGATATCACGGGGTCGACGTTGCTCCATCACCTCCGCGCCGGCCAGCGGAAGCTTCTGGATGCCTATCTCGATGGACAGAGGAAGGCATCTGAAAGAGAGTGA
- a CDS encoding HAMP domain-containing sensor histidine kinase encodes MFEKNSPNEFRPYKGESTVTEVESRIEERPNQFASISGAELGDTEVIGYHSVPSDGVNWVVVKEVPRSTALAVTNQVQTDLVGLIGLTVVGFLLISGMIHLGPISSIRRLSRQAEAVAEGDLTAEIPDGNRIDEVGQLRASLHRTKAYIETITEQAEKIARREFDDAALDEEIPGPVGEAMADMRDDLERFIEERKQREQRLEVFNRLLRHNLRNRLDVIRSHTEQLADQTDGDDAEAVLAATDRLASIGTRARRIDRLMARDPDPTVVDLTSVVPSLLSQITSDDVTVNTEFPSTATLRTDAEILRTTLTSPLENAVKYAESSVTVFISPTADREGYRIAISDDGPGIPAAELESLAAGTETSLQHGRGLGLWQLRWGIDALGGDLSFETDDGTTVNITLADLTDRTETETE; translated from the coding sequence ATGTTCGAGAAAAACAGCCCGAACGAGTTTCGCCCGTACAAGGGTGAATCAACCGTGACTGAGGTCGAATCCCGGATCGAGGAGCGACCGAATCAGTTCGCGTCGATCAGCGGTGCTGAACTTGGCGACACCGAAGTGATAGGCTACCACAGCGTCCCGAGCGACGGTGTCAACTGGGTCGTCGTCAAGGAAGTTCCCAGGTCGACGGCGCTGGCCGTGACCAACCAGGTTCAGACTGATCTGGTGGGGTTGATCGGCCTCACAGTCGTCGGATTCTTATTGATCAGCGGCATGATCCACCTCGGTCCAATCAGCTCGATCAGACGGCTGTCACGGCAGGCAGAAGCAGTCGCCGAAGGGGACCTGACGGCCGAGATTCCGGACGGAAACCGGATCGATGAGGTCGGACAGCTCAGAGCCAGCCTTCATAGAACGAAGGCGTATATCGAAACAATCACCGAGCAGGCCGAAAAGATCGCCCGCCGAGAGTTCGACGACGCGGCTCTGGACGAGGAGATTCCGGGGCCCGTCGGGGAGGCGATGGCCGATATGCGCGACGATCTAGAGCGGTTCATCGAAGAACGAAAACAACGTGAACAACGGCTCGAGGTGTTCAACCGGCTGCTCAGACACAACCTCAGGAACCGGCTCGACGTGATCAGAAGCCACACGGAGCAGCTGGCCGACCAAACGGATGGTGATGATGCCGAGGCCGTCCTGGCAGCAACGGACCGGCTGGCGTCGATCGGCACTCGTGCCAGACGGATTGACCGTCTGATGGCCCGTGACCCCGATCCGACGGTGGTCGATCTCACATCGGTGGTTCCTAGTCTGCTCTCGCAGATCACATCTGACGACGTCACGGTCAACACGGAGTTCCCGTCGACGGCCACGCTCCGGACCGACGCCGAGATACTGCGGACGACACTGACCAGCCCGCTGGAAAACGCGGTCAAATACGCGGAGTCAAGTGTCACTGTCTTTATATCTCCGACGGCCGATAGAGAAGGGTACAGAATCGCTATCAGCGACGACGGCCCCGGTATCCCAGCGGCCGAGCTCGAATCGCTGGCGGCCGGAACCGAAACCTCCCTCCAACATGGACGCGGACTCGGACTCTGGCAACTCAGGTGGGGCATCGATGCACTCGGCGGTGACCTATCGTTCGAAACCGACGACGGCACGACCGTCAATATCACGCTCGCCGATCTCACCGACCGAACTGAGACGGAGACCGAGTGA
- a CDS encoding response regulator transcription factor encodes MSGNDSAADVRTLVVDDEQEVADAYALRLRGYCDVDTVYSGEAALSTVADTTVDIVLLDRHMPGMSGDDVLSELVERGYYGRVVMVTAVDPGIEVLDMPFDDYLCKPVDREDVRAVIDQQRRILAYETLGEYFSVEAKRAVLEAELDAKEHGQYERFVAVAEQAEQLETRARRLLTDDDILDRFEEITRGEM; translated from the coding sequence ATGTCCGGAAACGATAGCGCGGCGGACGTGCGTACCCTCGTCGTCGACGACGAACAGGAGGTTGCAGACGCGTATGCACTCCGACTACGAGGTTACTGCGACGTCGATACCGTTTACAGTGGAGAAGCCGCGCTTTCGACAGTCGCCGATACGACTGTCGATATCGTCCTTTTGGATCGGCATATGCCGGGCATGTCGGGTGATGACGTACTGTCAGAACTGGTCGAACGGGGATACTACGGACGGGTGGTGATGGTAACCGCGGTAGATCCTGGAATCGAAGTACTCGATATGCCGTTCGACGATTATCTTTGTAAACCGGTGGACCGCGAGGATGTCCGCGCGGTTATCGATCAGCAACGACGGATCCTCGCGTACGAAACGCTCGGGGAGTACTTTAGCGTGGAAGCCAAGCGAGCGGTGCTCGAAGCCGAACTGGACGCAAAGGAGCATGGCCAGTACGAACGATTTGTAGCGGTGGCTGAGCAGGCCGAGCAACTCGAAACTCGAGCCAGACGACTACTGACTGATGACGACATCCTCGACCGGTTCGAGGAGATCACTCGCGGGGAGATGTAA
- a CDS encoding winged helix-turn-helix domain-containing protein: MSVNTTPRSQRQPDWPEEIDLSASELFELFGDEYTRRVYETITEQPRSGRAVAEAADVSRATAYRRLNDLRDAGLVRTEMMICDDGHHKERFEPVPTSLSISLDDGIGAMVDVAD, from the coding sequence ATGTCCGTCAACACGACCCCAAGATCGCAGCGGCAACCCGACTGGCCCGAAGAGATCGACCTCTCGGCATCCGAGTTGTTCGAACTCTTCGGGGACGAATACACCCGACGTGTGTACGAGACGATCACGGAGCAGCCACGAAGCGGCCGTGCAGTGGCCGAGGCAGCGGATGTCTCGCGGGCGACGGCATATCGTCGCCTCAACGACCTTCGTGATGCGGGCCTCGTTCGCACTGAGATGATGATCTGTGACGACGGCCATCACAAGGAACGGTTCGAGCCTGTGCCGACCTCACTCTCTATCTCCCTCGACGACGGAATCGGGGCCATGGTCGACGTCGCGGACTGA